The nucleotide window TTGAGCTAGATATCAAATTTCACTAAAGATAGAAATTTGATGTGTTGACAATGATTAATCTCTATGTGAATAACTaaattattggtttttgaaataatatCGAGCTCCTTGACAAATAAATAACTTGAACCAAATGactaacatatattttgtttttcttttttgggtaAAGACACAATTTGTGTACTGAAAATGCTGCACTACACATATGTGGAAAACATTTGGGTGACATTGAGGTGCCAATGTCATGTGATATTGGCCAATTACAATGTTACAAGTgtataaaatgacaaaaattcCTTGTAAGTGAGACAGAAGAAAgccatgatttttattttgtacacatgtgacattgtggttgacaAATGTCACATAACATTGACACCCCAATGTCGCCCAAGTGTTTTCCACATATGTGTGGTGCAGCATTTTCCCTACACAAATTGtctttatcaaaaaaagaaaaacaaaatatgctAGTCATTTGGTTCAAATTAACCACTATTATTCACATGTCTTGCACTCcatttcaatgcattaatttttcaaattacccACTATAAGAACACCATGATAGCTCTCTTGTCAAAAATCATGCGAAACATCTATACTCCCTCAAAAATGGATATTTTCCTTTCACAGCCAATAAATATAGTACTAGCTATACTTTTAGTGCTTATATACAACATATGGAAGATCAAAAAACCTAGTAACAAATTCAAGGGTATGAAACCACCAGAACCATTATTTGCATTACCTTTAATAGGTCACCTCCATCTACTAGGAAAACAAATCCCTCTTGCAAGAATCTTTGCTTCATTTTCTGACAAATATGGTCCTGTCTTCCAAATCCGTTTAGGAGCATACCCTGCACTTATTATTTCCAACAAAGAAGCAATCAAAGAATGTTTCACCACAAATGACAAAATCTTAGCCTCAAGACCAAAGTCAAGTCATGGAATTCACCTAGGTTATAACTATGCTGGATTTAGTTTTGCACCTTCTGGCCCATATTTTTCAAAGCTAAAGAAAATAACCATGGTTGAATTACTTTCGTCTCGCCGCCTCGAATCATTGAGGCATGTTTATGAATCGGAGATTCATACTTGGATTAAGGATCTTTCATTTTATGTTAAGGGAAACAACAATGTTAAGGTTGTAATTAGTGAATGGTTGAAAAGGTTATCATTTAATACAATCACAAAGATGATTGGTGGGAAAAGGTATTTTGAGAATTTGAATGTGGAAGATGTAGAAGCACATGGTAATATTGTGAATCTTATAAGAGAATTTATGCTTATTGCTGGTGATTTTGTTCCTAAGGACTTGATTCCAATTATtggttggtttggttttgaaggACAAGTGCTTAAATCTATGAAAAGAGTTGGTAAAGATTTGGAAACACTTGTTGGAAGCTGGATTGAAGAACATATTGTTAATAATTCAAATGAGAAACATGATTTCATTGATGTGATGCTCTCTGTGATTGAAGATGATCGTGTTTATGGTCATAACCGTGATACTATTATCAAAGCAAATATTACGGTGTGCATTTTCTcataatatgaatattttaaataatttcttttaatgaaTCATGGAGTCattaaaattaaactcataaaaGGTACAGCCAAATAAAATAGGTGCAATCGTAGAGAGTCGGATAAGACTTGGACGACAAAACTCTTCCCAgagtttcaaatttatttaaaattcacAAATGTAGATAGATTACAACAAttattaatatctttttttacaAGCTAgaaatttatttaagaaaacaaatggAGACATATATAAACCTAACTCAGTTCAAGAAAACCAATCCTCGTAAACATAACGAATTAGAAGATATGACATTGCTATGCATGATCCTTTCAACtctaagttattattattattattattagggttTGCAACTAATAACAAATCAACATTTTACTTTATTCAGGATCTTATGTTAGCTGGGTCAGACTCAACATCCACAACATTGACATGGATCGTAGCCTTATTGTTGAATAATAGGAATGTTTTAAAACGTGCACAAGAGGAGATAGACCATCATATAGGTAAGGGCAGAAGGGTAGAATCGTCGGACATAAAAAACTTGGTTTATTTGCAAGCAATTTTAAAAGAAACTTTGAGGTTATACCCAGCAGCTCCACTACTAGCACCCCATGAAGCCACAGAAGATTGTAACATTCAAGGCTATTATGTACCAAAAGGAACACGTGTATTTTTCAATGTATGGAAATTACATAGAGATCCAAGTATTTGGTCAGAGCCTGAAAAGTTTTTACCTGAAAGGTTTATTAATGAGAATGGAGAAATTGATCATGAAAGTCATCATTTTGAGTACCTTCCTTTTGGATTAGGGAGAAGAGCTTGTCCTGGATCTTTGTTTGCTACACAAAATAGTCTCATTACACTTGCATGTCTTCTTCATGGGTTTGATTTGGAAGTGCCAATGGATGAAGTTGTTGATATGAGAGAAGGTTTGGGAATAACTTTACCTAAGTTAACTCCATTGCAAGTTGTTTTGACCCCACGATTACCCTTTGAACTCTATCAATGATacgcattattattattattatgcaaATAAAGTATCATCCGCGTACAATTGTGAAGACtgatttttcaaaacatataagaTCACAACAAATAACAAAGTACGCTACGATGGTTTAAACAATAATACATAGCTTAGATCCCAAGACTTCTTGTTAAGCTGGTAAAGATTCAAACCATATCAGCAAAGCAAGCGCATTTGGGTTTGTGTGTcattgtgtattttttatttttttacttattccTTGTGTATTGCTAAGTATGTATATTATTGCATGAAATATATAAACAATAGTTGATGCTATCATTGAATGAAGATCATagagaatatattttttgtttgtcagGGCATCAactaattattgttttttcgCTTTCTTTGTGACTTGATCGtttgtatatttttaatgtCTTTATTGGTACATTGTGTGCTATTAAGGATACTCAGTTGTTcgtaatatatctcattttgacttgtaaaaaaaatataaaataaaatataaatattaaatttcataaaaataaaataaaatattggacagctgattaaaattgataaaataatctaattaaaattaaattttatattataaaatctaTAAGACGGGAGGTGAGTGTAAATTAAGCATCTTAGAGGTGAGGGGAGTATGAAGCATCTCATATGAGagaaaattatagtttttttttctatatatttaacttttttttcttctgttaatCAAGGGTTACCGGTAGAAAAAGATTATGGTAATTCAAAATTCGAcaaaaagatatataaattCCGTCTTAAAGTAGTTGTTATACTTAGAAATCAAACTTCACTTCTTCCaaacaattcataatttatGAAGCTAATAATATTTGATTGCAATTGCTTGGCATATACTCTCTCGGTCCCTTAATAAGTGatctttttgttaaaaaatattatcctAATATAACCATCCATTTCACTTTTCgatgcaatattaattatttttttcaattataacactaattaatttctcattcatctttttcaatacaatatattccactttacATATATAATAATGGAAAATACACCAAtacttaaacaaaaaaatttaaaaccatttttctctctcattcacatatatatttttcttaataaatatatgaaatatgaaacGAGCAAATGACTTACTTAATTTAAGACTAGGAGATGACATTTTTAATTGCACGTGGGCGGGGAGAAATATTAGTTGTCTGCTGCGATTACAGCTCAAAATTCCCACATTACTCTTCGCCTCAGTTTGACtactattaattttggattaCTTCCCATCTCTTGAGTGTGCATTTTGTAACACCAGCAAAATCCCTTCCATTAATTCCGCAGTTGACCTTTTTAGAAATATTATTTGTCTGCAATTTGCATGATGTGGTCGAGTGTTTTTTGGTAGGGTTAGAAAAAGATTGAACAGCGCCTGGCGATTTGGTAATTGTTTTTCGGATACTTTTTAAATCGATTGATTAAAAAATACTCAAATGACAATTAACTACCGTTTAACATGTTTTAGGTATTTATGAGCATTTGTTAAGTGTTTATATTGAACAATCTTCTTACATTTGCTTAAGTGTATGGCCTTTTGCTacctatgaattttttttggggcaattagttttattttaagaagTCAAAGTAATTCATCTAACTCAAAAGAATCGAATTTAAGATCTTgagaaaaaaattcttcaaaattttaagCAAACACTATCAGGCCAATCTAAAGAGGTTGTTTTAGGGCGATTAGTTAACACAGAATGTATATAAATATGATACGATGCTATGTtggacataaaaaaataaagtcaacgTAACATTTCTATTATTCACATGTCTTGCACTCcatttcaatgcattaatttttcaaattaaccACTATAAGAACACCATGATAGCTCTCTTGTCAAAAATCATGCGAAACATCTATACTCCCTCAAAAATGGATATTTTCCTTTCACAACCAATAAATACAGTACTAGCTATACTTTTAGTGCTTATATACAACATATGGAAGATCAAAAAACCTAGTAACAAATTCAAGGGTATGAAACCACCAGAACCATTATATGCATTACCTTTAATAGGTCACCTCCATCTACTAGGAAAACAAATCCCTCTTGCAAGAATCTTTGCTTCATTTTCTGACAAATATGGTCCTATCTTCCAAATCCGTTTAGGAGCATACCCTGCACTTATTATTTCCAACCAAAATGCAATCAAAGAATGTTTCACCACAAATGACAAAATCTTATCCTCAAGACCAAAATCAAGCCGACGGTacctttaaattaaaatttctaataaaaataaCTCTTCGGCATGTAAATTGATTAGTTTTCACAAACGgagttttgaagttgtaaggcGTACACGCGAAAGCGGTCGAATAGTTTACAAAGTCAAAATTCGGTGTTGTACACACGAAAGCTGGCGACccctttaatttaattctttttacgCGTGAAAATATTGTCCTgttacaataataatatataacttAACAAGCACTCACAGTCGGCACAAATTATATTTCGGGCTCTCGTCAtttaaagtaattaaaaacaagttattttccaaattttgcAACCAAATTAATTTGCATCGCCTTAGATAAACAATGTGACAATATATAACGGTACTTGACGTTGGTCTCTGTGGGATTCGACATCTTTTATACTAAAACCGATATTTCCATGCACTTGCGGACCTATCAGTACAATCTTGACTTTGGAATGGAGTTTGAAAATTTCTGCAAATTGCATCACTGTAATATGTTTAACACGTTGTCAATAATCTAACTGATATGCCTCGTGATACATTTGCTGTCAGAAATCAGAATCTTGTATTTATCCATTGGTGATATCCTTTGCTAAAACCTGAGAGACTTCACGCTATACTCTCTATTTTATGTATTTGaactaaatacatcaattttatttGACTAAAGGGAGGTATCTATGTAAACTCGTGTATTTAGGTAGTGGCGGATGATATGATTTTCGGTTTTAATTTGGTAGGAAACCATGACTTTGTAATATCTATAATATCCCTGTAagcttcatattttaatttgataatcTCCATGTATGATATACTTATATCACAATTTATAGCTCTTTGTCCCTTTTAAAAAATGAGTTATGTATAGATCAAACCACCATCATCCACCTACAAACTCAACATTGTCTAACCAATTGAACTATACCTATTAAGTTgagataaatttatttattcaatatttactTTGATATattaaacttcttttttataagatatattgatatataaacttaaaatataaattttcagaTGGAATTTGTGCAACATAATCTTTGTTCTAAATGTTTTCAACAAAAAAGGTTCAATGCATGGTTCTCTTGAGCTAGATATCAAATTTCATTAAAGATATAAATTTGATGTGTCGGGAATGGAAGACCATAAAATGTGTTGACAATGACTAATCTCtatgtgaaacaaaattattggtTGTTGAAATAATATCGAGCTccttaacaaataattttttttgaaggaaagctccttaacaaataaataacttGAACCAAATGActaacatattttgtttttctttttttggtaaagaCAATTTGTGTACGGAGAATGCTGCACCACACATATGTGGAAAGCACTTGGGTTGTGACCCCCTAAATCTCATAATAATTACTACAtctgtccctaattatagggccttttattaaaaataacgagaattaagaaaattgatagTGATAATAAATTTGTTGGTAATTactttacaattttatccttaagagagagagttaatttatgttttcaatatagtttttaatattgattgaagaaaaatatacaaaataaataggGGTATGATGGTGAAAAATTAATGCacttggaaataacaaaggggtatTATAATaagagacaaaaaaattctcaaaagggtcttatatttagggacggaggtagtattactattatttattcaaaaattgagTAATATTCGTAACGGGGAGTGTCAAATAAAAACTTTCAAACTAATATAAGAATTTTTCCACAAGATTTAAGATACCACATTGACTCATAGCAAACATAATTCACATTTCACTTCcttgaaaattataataatattaacaccgaatctttttcttttgaaaatactTTCTTTTACATCATAAACAATGGTTTTCTTATACAAAACTAAATAAGTAAGCATATCCCTTTTCCCGTGTCACTATCAGAGCGGTGCTTTCTCCCAAATTAACAGACAACGTGTACTTGACTCCAAGACTCATAACCTATAGAACTACGGTTTCGCGACCACAGGGCCAAGCGAGCAAACACAAACAACGAAGGGGTGAGTTTCGAGAACatgtaataatataaaataatgagaAGAACACGTAAGCAATTAAGTCAAAGTCATATCACATCACAAACATAATATTCTAAACTTGAAGAATATACTAGATCAACTCAATCCAagttag belongs to Medicago truncatula cultivar Jemalong A17 chromosome 6, MtrunA17r5.0-ANR, whole genome shotgun sequence and includes:
- the LOC25495684 gene encoding xanthotoxin 5-hydroxylase CYP82C4, with translation MDIFLSQPINIVLAILLVLIYNIWKIKKPSNKFKGMKPPEPLFALPLIGHLHLLGKQIPLARIFASFSDKYGPVFQIRLGAYPALIISNKEAIKECFTTNDKILASRPKSSHGIHLGYNYAGFSFAPSGPYFSKLKKITMVELLSSRRLESLRHVYESEIHTWIKDLSFYVKGNNNVKVVISEWLKRLSFNTITKMIGGKRYFENLNVEDVEAHGNIVNLIREFMLIAGDFVPKDLIPIIGWFGFEGQVLKSMKRVGKDLETLVGSWIEEHIVNNSNEKHDFIDVMLSVIEDDRVYGHNRDTIIKANITDLMLAGSDSTSTTLTWIVALLLNNRNVLKRAQEEIDHHIGKGRRVESSDIKNLVYLQAILKETLRLYPAAPLLAPHEATEDCNIQGYYVPKGTRVFFNVWKLHRDPSIWSEPEKFLPERFINENGEIDHESHHFEYLPFGLGRRACPGSLFATQNSLITLACLLHGFDLEVPMDEVVDMREGLGITLPKLTPLQVVLTPRLPFELYQ